The following proteins come from a genomic window of Triticum aestivum cultivar Chinese Spring chromosome 6A, IWGSC CS RefSeq v2.1, whole genome shotgun sequence:
- the LOC123130292 gene encoding probable nicotianamine synthase 4 yields the protein MDAQNKEVDALVQKITGLHAAIAKLPSLSPSPDVDALFTDLVTACVPPSPVDVTKLGPEAQAMREGLIRLCSEAEGKLEAHYSDMLAAFDNPLDHLGVFPYYSNYINLSKLEYELLARYVPGGIAPARVAFIGSGPLPFSSYVLAARHLPDAVFDNYDLCGAANDRASKLFRADKDVGARMSFHTADVADLTDELATYDVVFLAALVGMAAEDKAKVIAHLGAHMADGAALVVRSAHGARGFLYPIVDPQDIGRGGFEVLAVCHPDDDVVNSVIIAQKSSDMHANGFRNGRGGQCARGTVPVVSPPCRFGEMVADVSQKREEFANAEVAF from the coding sequence ATGGATGCCCAGAACAAGGAGGTCGATGCCCTGGTCCAGAAGATCACCGGCCTCCACGCCGCCATCGCCAAGCTGCCCTCGCTCAGCCCGTCCCCCGACGTCGACGCGCTCTTCACCGACCTGGTCACCGCGTGCGTCCCCCCGAGCCCCGTGGACGTGACCAAGCTCGGCCCGGAGGCACAGGCGATGCGGGAGGGCCTCATCCGCCTCTGCTCCGAGGCCGAGGGGAAGCTGGAGGCGCACTACTCCGACATGCTCGCCGCCTTCGACAACCCGCTCGACCACCTCGGCGTCTTCCCCTACTACAGCAACTACATCAACCTCAGCAAGCTGGAGTACGAGCTCCTGGCGCGCTACGTCCCCGGCGGCATCGCCCCGGCCCGTGTCGCCTTCATCGGCTCCGGCCCGCTGCCGTTCAGCTCGTACGTCCTCGCCGCACGCCACCTGCCCGACGCGGTGTTCGACAACTACGACCTGTGTGGCGCGGCCAACGACCGTGCGAGCAAGCTGTTCCGCGCCGACAAGGACGTGGGCGCACGCATGTCATTCCACACCGCCGACGTAGCGGACCTCACCGACGAGCTCGCCACGTACGACGTCGTCTTCCTGGCCGCGCTCGTGGGCATGGCTGCCGAGGACAAGGCCAAGGTGATCGCACACCTTGGCGCGCACATGGCGGACGGGGCGGCCCTCGTCGTGCGGAGCGCGCACGGGGCGCGTGGGTTCCTGTACCCGATCGTCGATCCCCAGGACATCGGCCGAGGCGGGTTCGAGGTGCTCGCCGTGTGTCACCCCGACGACGACGTGGTGAACTCTGTCATCATCGCGCAGAAGTCCAGCGACATGCATGCGAATGGATTTCGCAACGGGCGTGGTGGACAGTGCGCGCGGGGCACGGTGCCGGTGGTCAGCCCACCCTGCAGGTTCGGCGAGATGGTGGCGGACGTGAGCCAGAAGAGAGAGGAGTTTGCCAACGCGGAAGTGGCCTTCTAA